CTTCATCAATCATCTCAACATGCTTGATATCCATCGATAAACTGTCTTTCATATAGTCAATACCATCTCCACCTATTGAGGTTGGAGCGGTTTTGCCGCCGATAAGCTTTGGTGCCATATACGTTATAAGCTGATTAATCCGCCTTTTTTCCAAAAAGGAACCGTTTACAGATGCCCCGCCTTCCACAAACAGCGACATGATTCCTTTGCTTCCCAAGTATTGCAAAACAGCATCAACATCCATTTGCTCAAGCTGGACAACTGCTACACCATTCTTTTGATTATAATGTGCAATTTCCTGCTCCGTTACTTCCTGGCCGGTAACAATCCAAGTTTCTGCTTGCTGATCATTTAAAACAACTGCATCCAATGGTGTCCTTAGGTTTGTATCCAAAATAATTCGTATCGGGTTTTTCCCGCCATTCAGAAGCCGCGTTGTCAGGCTGGGATTGTCAGCCAGGACGGTGTTTACTCCGACGAGAATCGCATCATGGGTATGTCGGTAATGATGAACATCAAGACGTGCAGCCTCACCAGTAACCCATTTACTGTCACCTGTATGTGTCGCCGTTTTCCCGTCCAGACTAACAGCAGATTTCATGGTGACATACGGTGTTTTCGTTTGGGTATAATGGAAAAACATCGCATTGGTTGTTTCAGCCTTAGCCTGTAAAACACCCAATTCCACTTCTATCCCGGCTGATCGCAGTTTCTCAATCCCGCGTCCAGCCACTTTTTCATTCGGGTCCATAACCGCGATGACTGCACGGCTAATCCCTTTTTCAATAATCAGATCAGCACATGGCGGTGTTTTTCCATGATGACTGCACGGTTCAAGTGTGACATATATCGTTGCACCTTTTGCCTTCTCTCCCGCCATATGCAGCGCATGTATTTCCGCGTGCGCCTCACCTGCTTTCAGATGTGCTCCAAACCCGAGTATCTCGCCATTTTTCACAACGGCAGACCCGACTGGAGGATTGGGACTTGTCTGACCGGAAACAGAACGGGCAAGATCTAAAGCAAATTGCATATAGTTTTCATCGTTCAATACATTCTCCTCCCTTTTTCCAATTAAAAAAACCTCTGAACACTCTTCAGAGGCGTAAGGGCAGAATTTTTATAAGTTTTTCGCATATCAAAATCAGTAACTAGGTATGATTAATACACGCATACCAATGCGAACTACCTGAAAAATCCCTTCTCCCATCCAGACTATAACTGTCGGTTCCGGAGTTGCACCAGATCCACCGCTTGGTAAAGAAACCGCACGGGTCACGGACTAAGAAGCTTGCACTTCATCACCGTCGATTGGGAATTTCACCCGACCCCGAAGGAATATTGCGTATTTAATTACAGTTATAGTATAGCACCGATTTTTTCAGAAATGCAAAAATGCGGCTTGAAACCCGCCTCTGTATAACTATAATCGTATGAGAGGCGTGAAAAGTGGCATGAAAATTTTTTTGTGGAATAATGCCACTTTTTTGGGGTGAGGTTCGATTATAGATATAGAAGGGAATATGATTTTTCACGATTAACTTGCAGGAAACCGAACTTGGAATGCCGAAATACTATTTGGAGAAGATTATCTGCGCTCAGGTGATATTTCTTGTCCCAGAGAATTTCCCTTCTCGACTACGATCGGACTAACATTATTTATAAAATAAGGGGTGCTATCAATGCAACTGCCAAAAGGAAAAACTAACTGTATCACCGATGTCGAAGGTGTAAAAGTCGGACATGTAACATTATATGAGAAAATTAACGAACAAAAAACTGTTTGTACCGGAGTGACTGCTATCCTGCCACACGACAGCAATCTTTTTTATAAAAAAATACGGGCAGCAAGTTCAGTCATCAACGGCTATGGTAAAACTGCCGGCCTCGTGCAGGTTGACGAGCTGGGACTGCTGGAATCACCAATCATGCTGACAAATACATTCAGTGTCGGCGCTGTCTGGCAGGGAACCCTCCAGTATATGCTTGATACAAATCCGGAAATCGGTAATACAACAAGCTCACTTAATGTTGTCGTCGGGGAATGCAATGACAGCTATTTGAATTCGGTACGGCTTCAATCTGTAAAGCCGGAGCATGCCATTCAGGCGATCAAAAATGCCAGTGATAAACCTGTTGAGGAAGGGGCTGTTGGAGCCGGGAAAGGAACCGTCTGCTTCGAATATAAAGGCGGGATTGGAACGGCGTCACGTGAAGTTGAAGAATATACAATCGGCTGTCTTGTGTTGAGTAATTTTGGCAAGCGGGAGGATGCTCTGTTCGCGGATTTCGAGAAAATAAAAATGGAAACTCCAGATGGATCCATCATGATGATCATCGCAACTGATGCGCCACTTTATGACCGCCAGTTAAAACGCCTTGCCAAACGATGCACAGCCGGACTGGGCAGAACCGGAAGCATTATTGGTCACGGCAGCGGTGATATTGCAATTGCGTTTTCAACTGCCGAGACATATGAGCATCAAGCTGAGTCACCTGTCGAATCAGTGATGTTTCTTCGGGACGACCAGCCTGTAATGAATAAGCTGTTCCAAGCAGTTGTTGAAACAACCGAGGAAGCCGTTATCAATTCGCTGCGCAATGCTGAGACAACAGAAGGGCGGAAAGGACGCGTCGTGGAAAAAGCGCCATTGGAGTGAAAACGTTGAGCCGGTGTTTGACGTACCTTTCATGTCAAACACCAGTGTGCATTATAGTGGTCCCATATCAACTTTGGCGTTTTTGGACAAAACTCTGGCGATTTCATTTCAATCTTTGGCGTTTTCGCATCAATCTTTAGCGATTTTGAGCTAAACTTTGGCGATTTTAAAATCACACCGATTCCGACTGTTCCGCACCCTGCATCTTTTCTAAATATTTACGGATTGGAACACTAGTATAGAAGAACCCAGCAGTAATTAACAACCCAAAAAACCAGCCGCTTATTTGCCGGTATATCAACATCTGCTCATATCCATCTACTCCATATTTCTGAAGCAGCCATGTTTTTAAGCCGGCCATGAATAATCCGCGTACAATAAAGATAACTTGTATCAACTGAAACCACATAAAAATACCTTTTTCGTAGTATAAAGAGGTGCTATTTTTTCTTGGATATCCTTGCAAGTACATAGCATCCACTGCAAAATACAATGCAAGCGGACGCCTGAAGATCAGCGCAATCAAATGAACCAGCACATAGAAGAGTCCAAGATAAATCCCATTCCACAACATCTGTTCAGCCGAGCCGGACAAAAGGTCGACTGTTGTACCAATGAACAAAGAACCAATTATAAAAAATCCGCCAATATTAAATTCCCGTTCGACTATAAATCGGTAAATGGTATAGATAAAGCCCGGGATAGTCGATATCAGCATAGCTGGATAATCACCCATCAGATCCCTGCCATATCTCCAGATGATAAATGGCAGTGCAGCATAACAGATAATGTCGAGGATAATCAGTTTTTTATTCATCTGCTTCACCTGCTTTGGCCCAGGTGTACTCCATAGCCGCTTCAATAAATTGAACGATTCTTTTTTCTATGTTAATCATACCAATATTTTCCACATCATGATACTGAATGTCCCAAAGCTTTTGTGCCAGTTCCCATTCACCATCATACATTTCATAAACGAGCGCTGACCATCGTTCTGCAAATTTTTGCCCTTCCGGAGATTCAGGGGATATGCCTTGTTCCAGTGCCTTACGGATATCATTTAATAAATAGGACCATCCACTATTAAGCTCCGTATTCCCACCTAAATTGGACATGTTCGCCAATTTTTTTTGTTCTTCCGGTGTTAAATATTTTTTTCTATTATCAAGAATTTCCTTCCAGTTTAAAAATGATTGTTTAAACGTACCGAAAAGTTCCTCCCAATTTTCATGTCCGCCGAATTCCATAATCTGCATTGCCAATTGGATCGTTCGTTTATTTTTC
The genomic region above belongs to Virgibacillus doumboii and contains:
- the ribD gene encoding bifunctional diaminohydroxyphosphoribosylaminopyrimidine deaminase/5-amino-6-(5-phosphoribosylamino)uracil reductase RibD; this translates as MNDENYMQFALDLARSVSGQTSPNPPVGSAVVKNGEILGFGAHLKAGEAHAEIHALHMAGEKAKGATIYVTLEPCSHHGKTPPCADLIIEKGISRAVIAVMDPNEKVAGRGIEKLRSAGIEVELGVLQAKAETTNAMFFHYTQTKTPYVTMKSAVSLDGKTATHTGDSKWVTGEAARLDVHHYRHTHDAILVGVNTVLADNPSLTTRLLNGGKNPIRIILDTNLRTPLDAVVLNDQQAETWIVTGQEVTEQEIAHYNQKNGVAVVQLEQMDVDAVLQYLGSKGIMSLFVEGGASVNGSFLEKRRINQLITYMAPKLIGGKTAPTSIGGDGIDYMKDSLSMDIKHVEMIDEDIKIIADPRKDDSDVHRNN
- a CDS encoding P1 family peptidase, with the translated sequence MQLPKGKTNCITDVEGVKVGHVTLYEKINEQKTVCTGVTAILPHDSNLFYKKIRAASSVINGYGKTAGLVQVDELGLLESPIMLTNTFSVGAVWQGTLQYMLDTNPEIGNTTSSLNVVVGECNDSYLNSVRLQSVKPEHAIQAIKNASDKPVEEGAVGAGKGTVCFEYKGGIGTASREVEEYTIGCLVLSNFGKREDALFADFEKIKMETPDGSIMMIIATDAPLYDRQLKRLAKRCTAGLGRTGSIIGHGSGDIAIAFSTAETYEHQAESPVESVMFLRDDQPVMNKLFQAVVETTEEAVINSLRNAETTEGRKGRVVEKAPLE
- a CDS encoding VC0807 family protein gives rise to the protein MNKKLIILDIICYAALPFIIWRYGRDLMGDYPAMLISTIPGFIYTIYRFIVEREFNIGGFFIIGSLFIGTTVDLLSGSAEQMLWNGIYLGLFYVLVHLIALIFRRPLALYFAVDAMYLQGYPRKNSTSLYYEKGIFMWFQLIQVIFIVRGLFMAGLKTWLLQKYGVDGYEQMLIYRQISGWFFGLLITAGFFYTSVPIRKYLEKMQGAEQSESV
- a CDS encoding MerR family transcriptional regulator, with translation MYSIGELARISRTTVRALRYYDEISILKPAYVSEGGHRYYDEEAFAKLHYILTLKEIGFELEKIREIMDNQQASPKELLEMRLEMITSEIQELEKNKRTIQLAMQIMEFGGHENWEELFGTFKQSFLNWKEILDNRKKYLTPEEQKKLANMSNLGGNTELNSGWSYLLNDIRKALEQGISPESPEGQKFAERWSALVYEMYDGEWELAQKLWDIQYHDVENIGMINIEKRIVQFIEAAMEYTWAKAGEADE